The Nocardioides sp. S-1144 genome includes a region encoding these proteins:
- the pyrH gene encoding UMP kinase — MTGYKRVLLKLSGEVFGGGSVGVDPDVVQAIAREIASVAQAGVQIAVVTGGGNFFRGAELQQRGIDRVRADYMGMLGIVMNCLALQDFLEKLDVETRVQTAITMGQVAEPYIPRRAIRHMEKGRVVIFGAGMGMPFFSTDTVAAQRALEIKAEVVLMGKNGVDGVYTADPKIDPTATKLESLTFQDALQRGLRVADATAFALCMENKMPMIVFGMEPEGNILRAVQGERIGTLVSAD, encoded by the coding sequence ATGACCGGCTACAAGCGAGTCCTGCTCAAGCTCTCGGGCGAGGTCTTCGGCGGCGGCAGCGTCGGGGTCGACCCCGACGTCGTCCAGGCCATCGCGCGCGAGATCGCCTCGGTCGCCCAGGCCGGCGTCCAGATCGCCGTCGTCACCGGGGGAGGCAACTTCTTCCGCGGCGCCGAGCTCCAGCAGCGCGGCATCGACCGCGTGCGCGCCGACTACATGGGGATGCTGGGCATCGTCATGAACTGCCTGGCCCTGCAGGACTTCCTGGAGAAGCTCGACGTGGAGACGCGGGTCCAGACCGCGATCACGATGGGCCAGGTCGCCGAGCCCTACATCCCGCGCCGCGCGATCCGGCACATGGAGAAGGGCCGGGTCGTCATCTTCGGCGCCGGCATGGGGATGCCGTTCTTCTCCACCGACACCGTCGCCGCCCAGCGCGCCCTCGAGATCAAGGCCGAGGTCGTGCTGATGGGCAAGAACGGCGTCGACGGCGTCTACACCGCCGACCCGAAGATCGACCCCACCGCCACCAAGCTCGAGTCGCTGACGTTCCAGGACGCCCTCCAGCGAGGCCTGCGCGTGGCCGACGCGACGGCGTTCGCCCTGTGCATGGAGAACAAGATGCCGATGATCGTGTTCGGCATGGAGCCCGAGGGCAACATCCTGCGCGCCGTGCAGGGTGAGAGGATCGGCACGCTCGTCAGCGCCGACTGA
- the tsf gene encoding translation elongation factor Ts, whose amino-acid sequence MAFTAADVKKLRELTGAGMMDCKKALDETDGDFDKAVELLRIKGEAKAAKRGAEREASSGLVAHAPGVLVELKSETDFVAKNADFVAAAQRIADAASEAKPADAEALRSVSLGDQTVGEVVDGLAVSIGEKIELGQFAYFDGNVVAYMHKRAADLPPAVGVLVQYEGDAEAARAAAMQVAAMRPQYLTRDEVPADVVAKEREIAEATSREEGKPEQAIAKITEGRLNGFFKDVVLLEQASVTENKKTVKAVLDASGTTLTRFARFEVGA is encoded by the coding sequence ATGGCTTTCACCGCGGCCGACGTCAAGAAGCTCCGTGAGCTGACCGGCGCCGGGATGATGGACTGCAAGAAGGCGCTCGACGAGACCGACGGCGACTTCGACAAGGCAGTCGAGCTGCTGCGCATCAAGGGCGAGGCCAAGGCGGCCAAGCGCGGTGCGGAGCGCGAGGCCTCGTCCGGACTCGTGGCGCACGCGCCCGGCGTCCTGGTCGAGCTGAAGAGCGAGACCGACTTCGTCGCCAAGAACGCCGACTTCGTCGCCGCCGCCCAGCGGATCGCGGACGCCGCGTCGGAGGCCAAGCCGGCCGACGCCGAGGCGCTGCGCTCGGTGTCGCTCGGCGACCAGACCGTCGGCGAGGTCGTCGACGGGCTGGCCGTCAGCATCGGCGAGAAGATCGAGCTCGGCCAGTTCGCCTACTTCGACGGCAACGTCGTGGCCTACATGCACAAGCGTGCGGCCGACCTGCCGCCCGCCGTGGGCGTCCTCGTCCAGTACGAGGGTGACGCGGAGGCCGCCCGTGCGGCCGCCATGCAGGTCGCCGCGATGCGCCCGCAGTACCTCACCCGCGACGAGGTCCCCGCCGACGTCGTCGCCAAGGAGCGCGAGATCGCCGAGGCGACCTCGCGCGAGGAGGGCAAGCCCGAGCAGGCGATCGCCAAGATCACCGAGGGCCGGCTCAACGGCTTCTTCAAGGACGTCGTCCTGCTCGAGCAGGCCTCGGTGACCGAGAACAAGAAGACGGTCAAGGCCGTCCTCGACGCCTCCGGCACCACCCTGACGCGGTTCGCCCGCTTCGAGGTCGGCGCCTAG
- the rpsB gene encoding 30S ribosomal protein S2 — protein sequence MAVVTMRQLLESGVHFGHQTRRWNPKMKRFIMTERNGIYIIDLQQSLAYIDRSYAFIKETVSKGGTIMFVGTKKQAQEAIAEQATRVGMPYVNQRWLGGMLTNFQTVHQRINRLKELDEVDFDNVAGSGRTKKELLQMKRERDKLDKTLGGIRDMVRTPAAVWIVDTKKEHLAVEEARKLRIPIIGILDTNCDPDEVDFPIPGNDDAIRAVGLLTRVIADAVAEGLIARSGAKTGATATAEEPLAEWERELLGGDAEKAAEAATSAPAAETPAAEATGAASEGAEAAEVAESAVPTEAPAAEEPAAEEPAAEAPTEETTEAPAEVSSES from the coding sequence ATGGCAGTCGTGACCATGCGCCAGCTCCTCGAGAGCGGCGTCCACTTCGGGCACCAGACCCGTCGCTGGAACCCCAAGATGAAGCGCTTCATCATGACCGAGCGCAACGGCATCTACATCATCGACCTGCAGCAGTCGCTGGCCTACATCGACCGCAGCTACGCCTTCATCAAGGAGACCGTGTCCAAGGGCGGCACGATCATGTTCGTCGGCACGAAGAAGCAGGCGCAGGAGGCGATCGCCGAGCAGGCGACCCGCGTGGGCATGCCCTACGTCAACCAGCGCTGGCTCGGCGGCATGCTGACCAACTTCCAGACCGTGCACCAGCGGATCAACCGCCTCAAGGAGCTCGACGAGGTCGACTTCGACAACGTCGCCGGCTCGGGTCGCACGAAGAAGGAGCTCCTGCAGATGAAGCGGGAGCGCGACAAGCTCGACAAGACCCTCGGCGGCATCCGCGACATGGTCCGCACGCCCGCCGCGGTGTGGATCGTCGACACCAAGAAGGAGCACCTGGCGGTCGAGGAGGCGCGCAAGCTGCGGATCCCGATCATCGGCATCCTCGACACCAACTGCGACCCCGACGAGGTCGACTTCCCGATCCCGGGCAACGACGACGCCATCCGCGCGGTCGGCCTGCTGACCCGCGTGATCGCCGACGCCGTCGCCGAGGGCCTCATCGCCCGCTCCGGTGCGAAGACCGGTGCCACCGCCACGGCCGAGGAGCCCCTCGCCGAGTGGGAGCGCGAGCTCCTGGGTGGCGACGCCGAGAAGGCCGCCGAGGCCGCCACCAGCGCCCCGGCCGCCGAGACCCCGGCCGCCGAGGCCACCGGTGCCGCGTCCGAGGGTGCCGAGGCCGCCGAGGTCGCCGAGTCGGCCGTGCCGACCGAGGCCCCCGCCGCCGAGGAGCCCGCTGCCGAGGAGCCCGCTGCCGAGGCCCCCACCGAGGAGACCACCGAGGCTCCGGCCGAGGTCTCCTCCGAGTCCTGA